CCGTTGCAGGTCTCAACAAGAGCGGTGTCGCTGGCTCTTACGTGGCCGGTCAGTCCGGTGGCGCGTTGGTGTTCGACCTGTTCCCGAGCGTCTGGGCCGATGGCGAATCCGTCATGAACAAGGAAGGTACGCAAGCCAAGCTCGACAATCCTTCGATGAAGGCCGAGCTGGAAGCGTACAAGACGCTTGCCAACACGCCCAACGGTCTCGGCTCCGGTTCCAAGGAGGAAACCGGCGCCACCTGGACCGCTCCGTTTGCCAACGGCAAGATCGGTGTGATGCCCTATCCGAATACGTCGGTCACGGCCATCATGGAAGCCGAGAAGAAGGGCGGCTTCCACGTCGGTGTCGCTCCGATTCCGGGCACCAAGGAAGGCAAGACCTCCACGTTCCTAGGTGGCGATGCCATGGGTATCTCCAAGGATTCGAAGCACGTCGCGCAGGCATGGAACTTCCTTTCCTGGCTGATGCAGGACAAGACGCAGGCCAAGGTGTTCGCCGCCAAGGGCGATACCGCTTCCAACGTCAAGACCCTGAAGACCGCTTACACCAACGCCGACAAGCGCGTACAGACCATCAACTCCGTCATCATCGACGGCAACGGCCAGACGCCGAAGTCCCCGAAGTTCAATGAGGCGTTCAACGCCGCCGGTTCTCCGTTCCAGCTGCTCATCCAGAATGCCATCTGGGGCAACGGCGATCTTTCCGCCGACAACAAGGCCGTGACCAAGGCGCTCGGCGACAACTGATGGCCCCAAGGCTGATGGGGCATTCGGATGTCTCGATGCTGTTGAGATTCATCATCCGATTGGTTCCTTCAGCCTTTGAATGAGGTTTGTTGGGGATGCTGATGTTGCCGCGGGTCATGCGATTCGCGTCGGCATCAGCATTCACGACGGATTTCATTCTCCAAGAGATCGATTCCTAGTATTTTGCCAATTAAGGAGAGAGAAGCATGTCAAGTGTTTCCAAAGGCGCTGTGACGTCCTCACGGTCCACAATGAAAAGGGAGCAGACCCGTCGTGGGCTGTTGTATGCGTTGCCGGACTGGCTGTTCATCATCATTCTGTTCTTCGTCCCCATCCTCCTGCTGATAGTGATGGCCGGGTCGCGCTGGTCGCTGATGGGCGGCAATCGCGGATGGAATTTCCCGGAGAACTTCATCAAGGTGTTCCAAAGCGATCTGCTCGTTCAGTCGATATGGTTCACCGTGGAATACACGGTTATTGTCACCATTATTCTGCTCGCGCTGGGCTTGGGGCTGGCGTTGATCGTGCAGGAGTCGAGCAGGTGGAACACCGTTCTGCGCACCTGCTTCCTGCTGCCGAGCGCCACCGGTCTGGCCTCCGCGTCGCTGCTGTTCTACGCGATGTATTCCCCGCAGGTCGGCCCGGTCACCAAGATCCTGCATTTCTTCGGGCTTATCGGCGAAGGCGGTTCGGTGCTGGCCACCGGTCAGTCAGCATTGTGGGCCACGGTCATCGTCATCGTCTGGCGCTTCTCCGGCTACTACATGCTGCTGATGATGATCGGCTTGCAGTCCATTCCGGGCGATCTTTATGAGGCGGCGCGTATGGATGGTGCAAACTCGTGGCGCATCTTCCGTTCCATCACCCTGCCGCTGATGAAGCCGACAGTGGTGATGTGCCTGGTCTATTGCGTCACCGGCTCGATCCTGGCGTTCGACCAGTTTTTCATCCTCACCAAGGGTGGTCCGAACAACTCCACGATGACCGTGGTGCAGCTGATCTACAACTTCGCGTTCGATTCCAAGAAGGATCTGGGCATGGCGGCGGCGCTTTCGCTGCTCGTGCTCGTCGCGCTGGTCATCATCAATTCGATCCAGATGCGCGGTATGCGCGACAACACGAAGTAGGGAAGGGAAGAAACATGTCTACAGCATTGTGGAAGCGCGTCGTCGCTCGTATTTTGGAAGCGCTGCTTGCGCTCATCTTCATCATCCCGCTTGCCTGGGTCGTGGTCAGCTCCTTCAGCCCGCAGGCCGGTTCCGCCCAATCGCAGGGTTGGGGCGTCGCCAACTATCTGACGTTGTTCGGCTATCAGGATGGGTTGCCGACCTACCTGGTCAATTCGATTATCGTCACCGTGATTGCCGTCTTTTTCTCCGTTCTGGTATGCACGCTTGCAGGATATTCGTTCTCAAGGTTCAATTACCCGGGACGCAACCTCGGTTTCATGGTCACCCTTTCGATTCTTATGGTGCCTTACGCTTCGTTGCTGATTCCGCTGATGGTCTGGTTCAAGGATATCGGCCTCAACAATTCGCTGCTGGGTGTTGCGTTGGTCATCACGCTTTTCCAGCTGCCGATGAGCACGTTCATCATGCGCATCGCCTTTGACGCCATCCCGAAGGATATGGAGGAAGCGGCGATGGTCGACGGGTGCAACAGCTTCCAGGCATTGATGAAGATTCTGGTGCCTGTGGTCAAGCCGTCGATGGTCACCGTAGGTCTGCTGGCGTTCCTCGAAGCCTGGAACAACTTCATGATTCCGCTGTATCTGGTTGGCTCGGGCAAGGCGACGTTGCCGCTTGCGTTGGTCAACATGCGTCAGCAGACGATGGGCGTCATCGATTACGGCGCCACCGAAGCGGGTGTTGTCATTCTGCTTATTCCGGCGGCGATTCTCTTCCTGGCCTTGCAGAAGTACTATGTCAAGGGCTTCATGGCCGGTGCGGTGAAGGGATGATTGAATTGCTGTTCAACGTATTCAAGGGGAGGTCGAACCATGGCTGATATCTCTATAGTGCAATCCGAAGTTTCAGAGCCCCGTGTCGTCATCACCTCACCATTCTGGGTTCGCCGGCGTGAGCAGATTGCGAAAAGCGTCATCCCTTATCAATGGAAGGTAATGAACGACGAAATCGAGACGAAAGTGCCTGACGATCCGGCGGGGAACCAGTCGCAAAACGACCGGAGCCACGCCATCGGCAACCTTGAGGCTGCCGCAGGGCGCTCGGACGATGAGTTCTCCGGCATGGTGTTTCAGGATTCTGATGTCTACAAATGGCTTGAGGAAGCGGCTTACTCGCTTTCCTACCATCCTGATGATCGACTGCGCAGGCTCTGCGACTGGACGGTTGACCTGATCGCCGAGGCGCAGCAGAGCGACGGATACCTCGATACCCCCTTCCAGATACGATCGGGCGTCTGGGCCGGCCGGTCCCGTTTCTCCCAGCTGCAGCAGTCGCATGAGATGTATGTGATGGGCCATTATATGGAGGCCGGCGTTGCCTACCATGCCGTTACCGGAAACAAGAAGGCGTTGGACATAGCCTGCAGGATGGCCGATTGTCTGGATGCCAATTTCGGGCCGGAAGAAGGCAAGATCCACGGCGCCGATGGCCATCCCGAAGTCGAGCTCGCCTTGGCCAAGCTTTACGAGGCCACCGGGGAGAGCCGCTATCTGAAACTGGCCAAATACCTGATCGAGATACGTGGCCAGGATCCCGATTTCTATGCACGTCAGCAGGCCCGGCAGCACGGCGACAGCATCATGCCGGATATGCTGCGTTTGCCGCTTTCGTATTTCCAGGCCGACAAACCGGTTTGCGAGCAGCATGAAGCCAATGGCCATGCGGTTCGCGTGGGATATCTGTGCACGGGCATCGCCAGTGTCGCTCGCCTGACCGGTGACAAGCAGCTCTTGGATGCTGCCAAGCGGCTATGGTCCAATATCGTCAACAAGCGCATGTATGTCACCGGTGCCATCGGATCCACCCACGTCGGTGAATCGTTCACCTACGACTACGATTTGCCCAACGACACGATGTACGGAGAGACCTGCGCGTCGGTGGCGATGAGCAAATTCGCCAGCCAGATGCTGCTCGTCGAACCTAACGGCGAGTATGCGGATGTGTTGGAACGCGAGTTGTTCAATGGGGCCTTGGCCGGAATCGGCTTGGATGGCAAACAATATTATTACGTCAATCCCTTGGAGTCCGATCCGGCTGGATTGGCCAACCCTGACCGTCATCACGTGCTTTCGCATCGTGTCGATTGGTTCGGTTGCGCCTGCTGCCCCGCGAATATCGCACGGTTGATTGCGTCGGTGGACCAATATATCTATACCGAACTCGATGGCGGGAAGATCGTATTGAGCCATCAGTTCATCGCGAATAACGCTCGGTTCGGCAACGGTCTGAGCGTGGTCCAGAAATCTGATTTCCCATGGGAAGGGCATATCCATTACGAGCTGGCCTTGCCTGGTCAAGCTGCAAAACCTGTTCGCTTCGGTATCAGGATTCCGGCGTGGTCGCTTAGCGCTTATTCGCTCAGTGTCAACGGCGAGGCCCGGCGTCCACAAGTCGATCAGGGGTTTGTCTACTTCGATGTGGCTCCTGGCGAGGTGGTGAATATCGACCTTGACCTCGATATGTCGGTCCAGTTCGTTCGGGCCAATACCCGCGTGCGCAACGATGCCGGAAGTTTGGCGGTCCAGCGTGGCCCGCTGATCTATTGTGCTGAAGAAGCCGATAATCCAGGACCTCTATGGTCTTACGCCATTGAAACCGATGATACGGATAAGGCTGTTACGGCCTTTGATGCGCATCTGCTTTCAGGGGTCGAGACGGTTTCGGTTCCGGCACGACGCGAAGCGTCCGATGACGAAGATGCGCCGTTGTATATGCGTTGGCGCGGCAAATCGGACGGGGAGAAGACGATGCTCAACATGATTCCGTATTATGCGTGGGCGAATCGGGAAATTGGCGGTATGCGCGTGTTCTTCCGAAGAGCTTGAGCGTATCTCGAGTAAGGCCATGGCAGATTCTGCCGGGCTGGAATGATACTTGCCGTTTGATTGAGCAGTTCAATTGAATAGCAAGCGTGCCTTGTTGCGGAGTGGAGTCTTTGACGAGGCGCGCATGGAATGGGAGGGATGGCCCGCCGATCACGGTGGGCCATCTTCCTGTATTGCAATGCTATTCTAGCCATACGACATGCAGTGGTGCGAAAATAAGAGAAAATCAAAAAACTTTGCCGCTAAATATCAAGTAATATGAAAGGTATCGCTTGCGAAAGCGTATGTAGTGTATTATAATAGATCTGATCGTAAAATACTCCACATTTTCATTTTTACGGTTCCCATTCCATGAATGCATACATTGAAGTCTGTGGCATGGAGCAGTTCGGACACCAACAGGTTCTACCTGTGTCACGGCCTTGTGGAGAGGTACGAAGATGCAAGTTCACTTAAGGAAGTGTTTCGCCGTAACGGTCGGGGCGTTGGTCGCCGTCGCCACCATGGCAACCGGCGGCGTTTCTTCCGCAAATGCTTCAGAAGATATCGCCAATCCGAATTCGGCGATTGGATATCCGTCGTTTCATGGCGACCAGAACCCCATTCCCGATTCCGGGGTGCAATATGACGCCGCGAACAGTTATCTGGGCAAGGTGTTCGACCGCGATGTAAGTCAGGGAGCCGGAACGGATACCGCCGACAACCACGATTTCTGGGTTGATCGCATGCTGGTCCGTAAGGGAGACCAGCCGACCGGAACCGGAACGACCGACAAAGGCACCTATCATTATGAGGGTGCGGACGGCAATCAATACATGTTTTCGCGTGGACGCGCCGCCTATATGCGCACCCACGAGCCCGGAACCCTCGGTTTCGGCGGGCAGTTGGCCTATAAGGACACCATCAGCGACAAAGGCGGTTTTTCGGTCAGTCTTTCCGAAGGCGGCACGAAACTGACGCTCAAGGAGGACGGCTCCCAACGCAAGCAGACGCCGAGCTATTGGCAAAGCGTGTTCACCACTTCCGATTCCTCGCTGAAACTTACCGAAATCAAATACATCACCAACGAAAACGTGCTGGTGATGGGCTATAACCTGCAAAGCAGCGTCGCCAAAACAGTAACGGTGGACGTCGGTTCGCCCATCGCCACCAACGCTGACGGCGACGAGCTGACCGGGGTGGTCAACCTCAATCGTCAGCTGACCACGGTGTATCCCCGTCTGTCCGGCGACGGCATGAAGCCGGTCAAGGGCAAACTGCACGGCGATGTCGCGCTGACGGCGAACCAGCCGGTATACAACAAGATTCAGATGGGGCTGCTGGCAGACGAATTGCCAAGCGCGAAAACCGAGTACGATCGGGTGCGCGGCCAGTCGGCCGCACAGGCTTACAAAGACCATGTGACGACCTACAACAAATGGTGGGTCGACAACATCCCGTATATCCAGACTCCCGAGCAGAACATCGACAAGACCGTCTTCTATCGTTGGTGGCTGACCAGGTTCAATTTCATCGATGCCAATATGCCGGGCAACACCTATCAGTTCCCCGCGGCCATCGAAGGTGTGCTGGGCTACAACAACTCCATCGTGCTGACCACCTGCATGTTCCTCAACGATCTGAAGTATCTGCGTGACCCGTCATATTCCTACGGTACGTGGGTGGCTGCCGGCGAGACGGCAAAGAGCAAGCAGTATGTCGACAACCCCGGCGGGACGAGCTGGAACAACAGCTATACGCAATACATCACCGATTCCGCCTGGCAGTCCTATATGGTTCATGGCGGTCCGAAGGCTATTGCGGAAAGCATCGGCACTTACGGACGTAACGATGTCAATGGACTCGTCGGTTCTCAAAACAAATCCTTCAACCGCAACGGCAACAAGCTCATCGATTGGGATTGGGCCTCGATGACCGGCAACGACGCCGATGCGGTGTCGTTCGACGAGCATCCCGGAGAAGCGATGGATCGTCCCGAAAGCGCTTGGGTCTGGGCCAACGCCCGTTCGGCCGCTGACGCCTTCAAAGAAGCCGGAGACGCTTCGGGAGCCGCGGAAATGAAAAAGACCGCGGATGACATTCGTTCGCAGATCATCAGCGAGCTGTGGAACAAGGACACGAACCTGGTACAGTCCAAGTGGATCGGAGCGCATAACGGCCAATTCGCCAAGTGGAAGGAAATCAACAACTTCTACCCCTACGCCGCCGAACTGATGCCGACCGATGGCACATACGACAAGGGTCTGCGCCTGTTCGCCGATGCCGATCAATACCCGATCTTCCCCTTCTTCACCGCCAATCAGGCCGATAAGGCCGAGATGATCAAGGAGACGGGCAACGAAGGCTCCAACAATTTCTCCATCATCAATTCCACGCCGTTGTTCCGTATCTATGCCTCCGGCCTACGTTCATACAACTCCGAAAAGAACGGGTACATCACCCCGGAAAGCTTCAAGAAGCTTCTGTATTGGAACGCTTTCGCCCACTACCAGGGCGGCGACAACCGCTATCCCGATCAGAATGAGTTCTGGAATACGGCCACCGACAAGAACGGCGGCGAAATCGATTACCGTTCCTGGATCCACCACACCCAATTGGGAACCACCAATTGGACGATGGTCGAGGATGTCGCCGGTTTGCGTCCACGCAGCGACGGCAAGATCGAACTCGACCCGATCGCCATCCCGGGCTGGAATTACTTCACCGTCAACAACCTGAGCTATCACGGTCAGGATGTCTCGATCGTCTGGAACGCCAAGGGCAAGGACGGCAAGCTGCATTATACGAACCTGCCTGAAGGCTACTCGCTGTATGTCAGCGGCAAACGTGTCTTCACTTCAGACAAACTGACCCATATCATTTACGATTCCGCCACCGGCCAGGCATCGGTCAGCGGCGCCAACGGCGACCAGAGTGCAACCATCGTTTCCGGAGAGACTCAGTCGTTGCGCAACGCGGACGCCGTGCAGTATGGGTCGGATTCCCGCATCACCGATATCTTCGCCAAGGCAGGCAAAAACATTGACCCGGCCTCCAAGAGCCAGGTCGATGTGGCCAAGGGCGCATCGGTGAGTGCCAGTTATGAGGCCGACGGCAGGCCGGCCACCGCGGCGGTTGACGGTTCGAGCGTCAACGAGCCCTTCTGGGGTACCGACGGATCGAAGAGCGCCAAAGATTCCTTGACGATCGACTTCGGCGCCGCCAAGACCATCGACGACATTCGTCTGTATTTCTACAAGACCGCGGCCAGTTTCACGGTCCAGGGCTATAGCGAGCCGTCGCTGTATCAGCTGGAATACTGGGACGGCGGTGCATGGAAGCGCATTCCCGCCCAGTCTCGCACGCCGGGCATTCCCAAGGCGAACTACAACAATGTCCAATTCCCGGAAATAACGACGAACAAGATCCGTGCCGTGTTCACCCATGCACCGGGTTATAAGACCGGTGTCAAGGAGATCGAGGCCTACGATACGGGCATCGCGGCTCCTGCGGCGAGCAATAAGGCCCCGGTGGTCGATGCGTATGTCGCCAAGAACAGCGCGGAAGGCGCACAGCTTGCCGGAACGGTACGTGACGACGGATTGCCCGACGGCGAGCTTAACGCCAAGTGGGAGATGGTTTCCGGTCCGAAAGGCGGGAAGGTCGTTTTCGCCGATGCCACGAGTGCCAGCACCGTGGCCACATTCAATATCGAAGGTGACTATGTGCTGAAACTGACAGGTTCGGATGGCGAGCTGTCCGCCGAAAAGACGGTGACGGTCCATGGCATCCCGTCGGATGGCACGGTCAATATCGCCTCCCAGGCCAAGCCGACCGTCAGCTCCATCAACGCCACATTGCCGAAGGACAATGCGAAAGTCATCAATGACGGTCAGAGCGACCCTGCAGGATCCTCGGCCAAGATGAGCTGGAACAATTGGGGCCAAAACGACCCCGCACCTTGGGCGCAGTACGAATGGTCCGGCAAGGTTCCGCTCGCGAAGGCGAACGTGTACTTCTGGACGGACGGCGGTGGCGTGCCATTGCCGAAAGCATGGAAGCTGCAATATTGGGATGACTTGTCGAACGGATGGAAAGACGTGTCCTTGAAGTCCGGCTCATCCTATGACATCGCCAAGGGGCAGGGCGAGACGGTATCGTTCAAGACCGTCTGGACTTCCAAGCTCCGTGTGGCGATGACACCTGACGGCGATAGCGCGGTCGGGCTGAGCGAAGTCGAAGCCTATGCCAAAGAACCGCAAAGTGTTGATGCTGTCGCCAGAATGGTGGCAACAGGCAGCAAGGCCAAGGATCTGAAACTGCCCTCGAGCGTGAGTGCCTCGTATGCCGATGGGTCCAGAGCCGATCTGGCTGTGACGTGGCCGGAGGTGAGCGACGCTCAGTTGGCTTCTGACGGAAGCTTCACGCTCAAGGGTGTGGTGGCTGGTGCGCCTGCGGGCGTAACGGCGGTCGTGAATGTGAAAAGCGACGCAAACAGCGCTCTGGCCAACGGTGTCAGCTCCATCGATGACAGCGAGCAGACCGTCTACCAAGGTTCCACCGGTCTCACCCCGCCGGCCACCGTCACCGGACGGTATATGAACGGCGGCAGCGACAGCAGTCTCAAAGTGACGTGGGACGCCGCCCAGCTCAAAGCGGTTAAGCTCGATACCATCGGCGACTACCAGGTGACGGGATCCGTCGCAGGCACGTCCAAGACGGCCAAGCTCGTCGTCCACGTCATCGCCAACCCCAACGCTGCCGATACCACGCCGCTGACCGGGTGGATTCAACCGAAGGCCAAGACCTCGGTGAGTGCCGAGGCCTCGTGGTCCAAGGCCGAAAACAAGCTCAACGATGGGGTGCTCGTCGATGACACCTGGCCCACACAGGACGATCAGGATGTCAACGCCAAGGTCTGGGGCACTTGGGGAGTCGCCACCGACGGTATCTACGCCCAATACACATGGGACAAGGATGCCGTCATCGACAAGGCCCAAGTGCAGTTCTGGGCGAACTTCAGCACGCGAAACGAGGCAAAGGGAGGTCTTGAGATTCCCGATGGCTGGGAAATCCAGTATTGGGACAACGCTTCCAGCGCTTGGAAACAGGTCAGCAGCGGAAAATACACGACTGTACGTAATGACCCGACTCATCACGCCACCGAAAACGGCGGATGGAGCGTGGCCACATTCTCGCCGGTCACCACCAGCAAGCTGCGCCTTGTGCTGCACCCCAACCTGACCCGTAGTGCCACGTTCGGCACTGCCGTGGCCGAATGGCAGGTGCACGCGCAGGACGGAACGCCGGTGGCTGTGAATACCGCTGCCCTGCAATCGGCGGTCAACGCTGCCGAATCGCTGCAGAAGGACAGGTACACCAGCCAAAGCTGGACGCCGTTCGAACAGGCCTTGAACGAGGCCAAGGCATTGTTGGCCAATAGCGCTGCCACCCAGCAGCAGGTCGATCAGGCCCTTCAGAAACTGCATGATGCGCAGTTGGCGTTGGTCCCGGTCACCCCGATGCCGAGTGCGGACCTCACCGAGCTCAATACACTCATCGCTGCTGTCAGCGGTTTACAGGAAGACGCGTATACGAAGGACAGCTGGAAGGTGTTCGCACAGGCTCTGCAACGAGCCAAGAGTGTGGTCGCCGACAGCAATGCCACCCAGCAGGAAGTCGATGCGGCCTTGCGTGATTTGCGCAACGCCAGGAACGGCCTTAAGGCCGCGCCGTCTCTTCCCGGCAAAACCGATACCAGCAAGCTGTCGGAAACGGTGAATAAGGCGAGCGGGCTCAGGCAAGCTGATTACACCGCCGCCTCCTGGAGCCGCTTTGCAAGTGCTCTCGCCCAAGCGCAGAGTGTGCTGACGGATTCGGCTTCCACCCAGCAGCAGATTGATGCCGCCCTGCGTCAATTGAATGATGCGATGAATGCTCTGAAGCCTGTCAACGGGGTGGTTCCCGGTAACGGCGGAACCGCTCTTGGTGGCGGCGATGCAGCAAATTCCACTCATCACAAGCAGGCAGGCAAAGCCGGTGCTCTGAGCAACACGGGTACTTATGGAACGGTCGCGTTGACCGTGCTGACGGTTGCGTTGGCGGCGCTCGGCACTGTGCTCGAGCTGAGCCGTCGCCGTAGGCGTCATGGTGTCCGCTGATTGCTGCTGACATAAGAATGGGAATCGGCCGACCGTAGCGTTTGATCAAGGTCGGCCGATTTCTTATTTATACACACGTAATGAATTATTCGTATGCGATGAAGGATTCGAATGATGGATAAATTTTTGAGTTTTCACAAGAAGCGCATGACGGTATTGGCAGCGGGAGCCGTTGCGGTCTCCATGGCCGCCGGTTTTGCCGTGACCTGCGATGCCGCTGCGGCACAGCCCGTCTCGCAAGAGCAGACGCCGCCCAGCGTGGCCGGCTATGCCTATAACGCATTGCCGTACAACAATCCCGATATCAAGGTCACCCAGATTGACAACAGCGATATGCCTGCCTATCTGCGCAATCCCATAGGGCAGAAGGAGGGGATCGGCACTCCGGATGACCTGTCCGATAACTATTATTCCGCCGACGCGGCCCCGATGGCATATGACGGCAAGCTGTTTGTCTATACGGGCCACGATGAGGCCAGCCCCACCGACGGAACGTTTGTGATGAAGGATTGGGGCGTCTACGTCACCGATAACCCCGAATCCGGAAAATGGACGCATTATAAGAATGTGGCCAAGGCCGATCTTTTCGACTGGGCCACCGGCGATGGGGCCTATGCCGGTCAGGTCGTCGCCGATGACGGAGGAACCCCCGAAGACCCTTCCGATGATTGCTTCTACTATTACATTCCGGTCAAAGACCGCAACGCCAAACCGGGAGCCGATCCGTTTTCCATAGGCGTAGCGACTTCACGCAGTCCTTTGGGCCCTTGGAAGGACGCCATCGGCCATCCGTTGCTGACAACCGCGCAGACGCAGATCGAGACCATCGATCCGGCGTTCTTCGTCGACAACGACGGCAGCGCATACATGCATTTCGGCACGTTCAATTCCCAGCTGGCTGTGAAGATGGCCAAGGACCAACGTACGGGCCGTACCTCGTTCACGCAGCTCGAAAGCGTTGAGGGCGCTTCCGGACCGGAACCGAAGATATACCAGATGCGCGATGAGGATGCGCTTTCTCAGGTTAGCAATTACGACCCCAAGCAGGACATTCTCGGCAGCGATTATGCGCGCAACGTGGACGCTCATCTGTCGTTGGGCAATAACGGCGGCGCGTACGCCAACGGTCCCAAAGGGTTCTTCGAAGCATCATGGGTGTTCCATAAAGGAGACACCTATTACAACGTCTATGACGGAGGGAAGCCCGGTTCCGGCCATGCGACCTGCGTCGAGTCGAACTACCAGGCCTGCATCGAATATTCGAGCGCGTCGAGTCCGCTGGGTCCGTGGAAATATCAAGGCAAGATCCTTGACCATGGCAGCGCCACGACCATGCATCCGTCGGTGGTTCAATTCGGCGGCAAATGGTGGGTCACCTACCATACCGCCGACAAAAAGGGCGGCACCGATTTCAGACGCGCGCTGTGCATCGATACCGTGGATTGGAACGACGGACGGATGACGAGCGTTGCGCATCCGACGAAGGCGGAAAAGATACAGCCGTCGCGTAATGTGGCTCCGTACGCCATCCCCAGCGCTACCTTCACCGAGACCGCGTCGTTTGTCGGATCGCTCAACGATGGGCGAGTGCTGCAAACCGCCGTCGTGCCAGCCGACCATTGGACCAATTACCGGTCCATACCTCAGCCGCAATCTTCGGATTCACTGATCTACCAATGGGACGGGCAGGTGCGCATCGACAGTTCCAAGGTGTTCTTTGATGTTGACAGCAACGCGCTGCGTGCGCCGCAGACGTGGAAACTGCAATATCTCACCGATGATGGGGCATGGAAGGATGTCGGCAATCCCAGCGCTTACACCGTGCAGACCGGTAAAGGCAACCCCAACGTCGTGACGTTTGACGCCGTGACCACCAGCGCTCTCAAACTCGACCTTGTCGCCCAGCCGGTAGATGGCGGATATGCCTCGGTGGGGGTTCCCGAATGGGAGGTGTACGGCCAGGAAGGCGGAACCGCCATGTCGGTTCCCGCACTTACCACGGCAACCGGATCGGCTCCGCAGTTGCCTGCAAGGGTACCGGTCTCCTATGGTTCTTTGCGCGTGCAGGCTCCGGTGATCTGGCGGCCGGTTGACGCCGGCAGCTATGCGCAGGCAGGCTCGTTCACCGTGCCTGGCGTTGTCGCCGGGCTGTCGGATTCCGGCATCTCCAGCTCGCAGGATGAAACCCCGACAGGCAATGTGCAGGTCAGGGTCAACGTCGTCGACCATTATGCGCCCGCTGCGGATGTCACCGCTCCTGTGGCCAAGGTCGCGCTCGCCGGAACGCAAGGCAGGAACGGCTGGGTGATCAACCATCCTGTGGCTCTGGTGTCTGCCGTCGACGACAGCGCCGCCCCCGCCTCGCGGCTTGAGCTGAAAATAGGGGATCAGGATTGGCGAACCATCGCTACCGGGGCCAATACCGCTTTTGCCGGTGTCGACGGGGAAGGCCGGATCGAAGTCCAGGCGCGTGCGGTCGATGCCGCCTCCAACAGCTCGTCTGTCGTCTCGCAGAGCGTCGATGTCGATTCTCGGGCACCGACGGTCACGGCCAATCTTGATAGCGCGAACCGTGCGATCACGTTGAACGTCGACGATCAGGGCGGTTCGGGTGTCGAC
The window above is part of the Bifidobacterium sp. ESL0704 genome. Proteins encoded here:
- a CDS encoding Ig-like domain-containing protein, whose amino-acid sequence is MQVHLRKCFAVTVGALVAVATMATGGVSSANASEDIANPNSAIGYPSFHGDQNPIPDSGVQYDAANSYLGKVFDRDVSQGAGTDTADNHDFWVDRMLVRKGDQPTGTGTTDKGTYHYEGADGNQYMFSRGRAAYMRTHEPGTLGFGGQLAYKDTISDKGGFSVSLSEGGTKLTLKEDGSQRKQTPSYWQSVFTTSDSSLKLTEIKYITNENVLVMGYNLQSSVAKTVTVDVGSPIATNADGDELTGVVNLNRQLTTVYPRLSGDGMKPVKGKLHGDVALTANQPVYNKIQMGLLADELPSAKTEYDRVRGQSAAQAYKDHVTTYNKWWVDNIPYIQTPEQNIDKTVFYRWWLTRFNFIDANMPGNTYQFPAAIEGVLGYNNSIVLTTCMFLNDLKYLRDPSYSYGTWVAAGETAKSKQYVDNPGGTSWNNSYTQYITDSAWQSYMVHGGPKAIAESIGTYGRNDVNGLVGSQNKSFNRNGNKLIDWDWASMTGNDADAVSFDEHPGEAMDRPESAWVWANARSAADAFKEAGDASGAAEMKKTADDIRSQIISELWNKDTNLVQSKWIGAHNGQFAKWKEINNFYPYAAELMPTDGTYDKGLRLFADADQYPIFPFFTANQADKAEMIKETGNEGSNNFSIINSTPLFRIYASGLRSYNSEKNGYITPESFKKLLYWNAFAHYQGGDNRYPDQNEFWNTATDKNGGEIDYRSWIHHTQLGTTNWTMVEDVAGLRPRSDGKIELDPIAIPGWNYFTVNNLSYHGQDVSIVWNAKGKDGKLHYTNLPEGYSLYVSGKRVFTSDKLTHIIYDSATGQASVSGANGDQSATIVSGETQSLRNADAVQYGSDSRITDIFAKAGKNIDPASKSQVDVAKGASVSASYEADGRPATAAVDGSSVNEPFWGTDGSKSAKDSLTIDFGAAKTIDDIRLYFYKTAASFTVQGYSEPSLYQLEYWDGGAWKRIPAQSRTPGIPKANYNNVQFPEITTNKIRAVFTHAPGYKTGVKEIEAYDTGIAAPAASNKAPVVDAYVAKNSAEGAQLAGTVRDDGLPDGELNAKWEMVSGPKGGKVVFADATSASTVATFNIEGDYVLKLTGSDGELSAEKTVTVHGIPSDGTVNIASQAKPTVSSINATLPKDNAKVINDGQSDPAGSSAKMSWNNWGQNDPAPWAQYEWSGKVPLAKANVYFWTDGGGVPLPKAWKLQYWDDLSNGWKDVSLKSGSSYDIAKGQGETVSFKTVWTSKLRVAMTPDGDSAVGLSEVEAYAKEPQSVDAVARMVATGSKAKDLKLPSSVSASYADGSRADLAVTWPEVSDAQLASDGSFTLKGVVAGAPAGVTAVVNVKSDANSALANGVSSIDDSEQTVYQGSTGLTPPATVTGRYMNGGSDSSLKVTWDAAQLKAVKLDTIGDYQVTGSVAGTSKTAKLVVHVIANPNAADTTPLTGWIQPKAKTSVSAEASWSKAENKLNDGVLVDDTWPTQDDQDVNAKVWGTWGVATDGIYAQYTWDKDAVIDKAQVQFWANFSTRNEAKGGLEIPDGWEIQYWDNASSAWKQVSSGKYTTVRNDPTHHATENGGWSVATFSPVTTSKLRLVLHPNLTRSATFGTAVAEWQVHAQDGTPVAVNTAALQSAVNAAESLQKDRYTSQSWTPFEQALNEAKALLANSAATQQQVDQALQKLHDAQLALVPVTPMPSADLTELNTLIAAVSGLQEDAYTKDSWKVFAQALQRAKSVVADSNATQQEVDAALRDLRNARNGLKAAPSLPGKTDTSKLSETVNKASGLRQADYTAASWSRFASALAQAQSVLTDSASTQQQIDAALRQLNDAMNALKPVNGVVPGNGGTALGGGDAANSTHHKQAGKAGALSNTGTYGTVALTVLTVALAALGTVLELSRRRRRHGVR